In a single window of the Streptomyces sp. HUAS ZL42 genome:
- a CDS encoding MFS transporter yields the protein MNTLRGPGLFRNRDFSLLLSGQLVSAIGDQAHFMALPLIVLALTGSATQAGFVLGLGTLSFLAFGLIAGALVDRWDRKATMIWCELGRAVLTAGVAVALWLDRLTMPQLYATAVLAGLLTTLFQVANTAALPNVVGPRQLSAALGYSQSAAGAVGIFGASLAGALYALGRTVPFAVNAVSFAVSAASLRLMRARFQLDRPDVRTASRLTTEIREGLGWLWRQPVIRFLTLVSAADKVRYGAGYLLIITLARQVGASPLWIGVIFSGAAVGAMAGALVSDRATHRFPLGRIAVVMLWLEALMFPLYALAPNPLLLAAVAAAESLVAPVYAVAMTTHQLAITPDELRGRTTSAVSTLTTGALSIGTLAGGALITTLGAEQLVWLCGAWLLVLALLTTANRAVRQAPPAGALPRQTSTGAAETADMTG from the coding sequence GTGAATACTCTTCGCGGCCCCGGTCTGTTCCGGAACCGGGACTTCTCTCTGCTGCTGAGCGGCCAGTTGGTCTCTGCCATCGGTGACCAGGCTCATTTCATGGCCCTGCCGCTGATCGTGCTGGCCCTCACCGGCTCGGCCACCCAAGCCGGGTTCGTACTCGGCCTCGGCACCCTTTCGTTCTTGGCGTTCGGGTTGATTGCCGGCGCCCTCGTCGACCGGTGGGACCGGAAGGCGACCATGATCTGGTGTGAGCTCGGCCGAGCCGTGCTCACTGCCGGCGTGGCCGTCGCCCTGTGGTTGGACAGGCTCACCATGCCCCAGCTGTATGCGACAGCCGTGCTTGCCGGACTCCTGACCACTCTCTTCCAGGTGGCGAACACAGCGGCGCTGCCCAACGTGGTTGGTCCGCGGCAACTGTCCGCCGCCCTCGGCTACTCGCAGTCCGCCGCCGGCGCGGTGGGCATCTTCGGGGCCTCACTCGCCGGTGCGCTGTACGCCCTTGGCCGGACCGTGCCGTTCGCCGTCAACGCGGTTTCCTTTGCGGTCTCCGCGGCGTCGCTGCGCTTGATGCGTGCTCGATTTCAGCTGGACCGCCCGGACGTGCGGACGGCGTCCCGGCTCACCACCGAGATCCGAGAGGGGCTCGGCTGGCTCTGGCGCCAGCCGGTCATCCGCTTCCTCACGCTGGTCTCGGCCGCTGACAAGGTGCGCTACGGCGCCGGATACCTGCTGATCATCACCCTCGCCCGGCAGGTGGGCGCCTCGCCGCTGTGGATCGGCGTCATCTTCAGCGGCGCGGCGGTCGGTGCCATGGCGGGGGCGCTGGTCTCGGACAGGGCCACGCACCGCTTTCCGCTGGGCCGCATCGCCGTGGTGATGCTGTGGCTGGAGGCCTTGATGTTCCCGCTGTACGCCCTTGCCCCCAACCCGCTGCTGCTGGCAGCGGTCGCGGCCGCCGAGTCGCTGGTGGCTCCCGTGTACGCGGTGGCCATGACCACCCACCAGCTGGCCATCACCCCCGATGAGCTGCGGGGCCGGACGACCAGCGCGGTCTCCACGCTCACTACGGGAGCCTTGTCGATCGGCACGCTCGCAGGCGGCGCGCTGATCACCACGCTGGGTGCCGAGCAGCTGGTCTGGCTCTGCGGAGCATGGCTGCTCGTCCTGGCCCTCCTCACCACGGCCAACCGGGCCGTGCGGCAGGCGCCGCCAGCAGGTGCGCTTCCCCGACAGACGTCCACCGGCGCGGCCGAGACCGCCGACATGACTGGCTAA
- a CDS encoding phosphatase PAP2 family protein, with amino-acid sequence MAGVAGLGFLIALEIVARRYGQRGPITNQVREVIFPPKSGFLLYASLALMMVALPRRQRFIAAYAAIGIDAVFLLVRLAVGAKLTEGHPFGKGALWVILGYTVIAVTRRTGRERVLLLKSVGLGLLLVAGRKTGDAWLLITSKTRPLVLDQYVATADQALGNPSWLAGRIVEATGPIGAQTLNFVYGQLAVAAVAVALYQLRNVAAEGRFPRHHLVRTFLAIGLLGPGIYMIYPVVGPVFAYGADGGHWAVANLWPNLPTPINTPHHMPFDGITPRNCMPSLHTAWATAIFIHSRKGPRILRFAGTFWLIATLGATLGFGYHYGADIIAGVVFTLTIEAALRALERGWDRSGIQLVTYGTTVFAALLVSYRYLPMEMAEQPWLFGPLLILATASVVYGYVRTTSLWDPKAAPVPQPEPQPEPV; translated from the coding sequence ATGGCGGGAGTGGCGGGCCTCGGATTCCTCATCGCGCTTGAGATCGTCGCACGTCGCTACGGCCAGCGGGGTCCGATCACCAACCAGGTCCGAGAGGTTATATTCCCGCCCAAATCAGGTTTCCTGCTGTACGCCAGCCTGGCACTGATGATGGTCGCGCTCCCCCGGCGCCAACGGTTCATCGCCGCTTATGCCGCGATAGGCATCGACGCCGTCTTCTTGCTGGTGCGGCTGGCGGTCGGCGCCAAGTTGACCGAAGGCCACCCCTTCGGCAAAGGCGCACTGTGGGTGATTCTGGGCTATACGGTCATCGCTGTCACGCGCCGCACAGGCCGGGAACGTGTCCTGCTGCTGAAGAGCGTCGGGCTGGGCCTGTTGTTGGTGGCCGGCCGCAAGACCGGCGATGCCTGGCTGCTCATCACCTCGAAGACGCGCCCGCTGGTGCTCGACCAGTACGTGGCGACCGCCGATCAGGCACTCGGCAACCCGTCGTGGCTGGCAGGGCGAATAGTCGAGGCCACCGGCCCGATCGGCGCCCAAACTCTCAACTTCGTCTACGGCCAGCTTGCGGTGGCCGCGGTCGCCGTCGCGCTGTACCAACTGCGCAACGTGGCGGCCGAGGGCCGCTTCCCACGCCACCACCTGGTGCGGACCTTCCTGGCCATCGGCCTCCTCGGACCGGGCATCTACATGATCTACCCGGTGGTCGGACCGGTCTTCGCCTACGGCGCCGACGGCGGCCACTGGGCGGTCGCCAACCTGTGGCCGAACCTGCCCACACCGATCAACACCCCGCACCACATGCCCTTCGACGGAATCACCCCACGCAACTGCATGCCCAGCCTGCACACAGCGTGGGCCACCGCGATCTTCATCCATTCCCGCAAGGGCCCACGGATTCTGCGATTCGCCGGCACGTTCTGGCTGATCGCCACGCTCGGCGCGACCCTGGGATTCGGCTACCACTACGGCGCCGACATCATTGCGGGCGTGGTGTTCACCCTCACGATCGAGGCAGCGCTGCGCGCCCTCGAACGCGGCTGGGACCGGTCAGGAATACAGCTGGTCACCTACGGCACAACAGTCTTCGCCGCGCTCCTGGTGTCCTACCGCTATCTCCCGATGGAGATGGCCGAACAACCGTGGCTGTTCGGACCACTTCTCATCCTGGCCACCGCCTCAGTGGTCTACGGCTACGTACGGACCACCAGTCTGTGGGACCCGAAGGCCGCCCCAGTGCCGCAACCGGAACCGCAACCCGAACCAGTTTGA
- a CDS encoding aspartate aminotransferase family protein — translation MDDLTGIFKRTAEYAAAYRRSLPERPVARPVDYGALRAAFSRPLDRSPTDPLTVVDELVAVAETGLVATAGPRFFGFVVGGALPAATAAEILAAGWDQNAFNAALSPAALAAEEAAGGWLKDLLGIPATASTGFVTGGQAANTAGLAAARQHLLTESGWDVGRKGLFGAPRLRVVAGEERHATIDRSLRLLGLGTDCLETVRTDGAGALDTHDLRRVLASDPGIPAIVCTQAGNVNTGACDDLRTACDITHAHGGWVHVDGAFGLWAAASPATRHLVDGVELADSWACDGHKWLNVPYDCGYAFCSRPAAHAAALSYTASYLTRADGTPAGGADYTAESSRRARGFATWAALRELGRDGVAALVDRCCALARRFADSLSAAGFEVVNDVVLNQVLVSFGDDARTDHVVQAVQNEGTCWMGATTWRGRRLMRISVSGHTTTETDVDESIAAIVRLARTS, via the coding sequence ATGGACGATCTGACCGGGATCTTCAAGCGCACCGCCGAGTACGCGGCTGCCTACCGGCGGTCGCTGCCCGAGCGGCCGGTGGCACGCCCCGTCGACTACGGAGCCCTGCGCGCGGCGTTCTCCCGCCCGTTGGACCGCTCGCCCACCGACCCGCTCACGGTGGTCGACGAGTTGGTGGCCGTCGCCGAGACGGGACTCGTCGCCACCGCCGGACCTCGGTTCTTCGGGTTCGTCGTCGGCGGGGCGCTGCCCGCGGCCACCGCCGCGGAGATCCTCGCCGCAGGGTGGGACCAAAACGCCTTCAACGCCGCGCTCTCGCCCGCCGCCCTCGCCGCGGAGGAGGCGGCGGGCGGTTGGCTGAAGGACCTGCTCGGCATCCCCGCCACGGCGTCGACCGGGTTCGTCACCGGCGGCCAGGCCGCCAACACCGCAGGCCTCGCGGCAGCGCGGCAGCACCTGCTCACCGAGTCAGGCTGGGATGTCGGGCGCAAGGGGCTGTTCGGTGCCCCGCGCCTGCGGGTGGTCGCGGGCGAGGAGCGACACGCCACCATCGACCGCTCGCTGCGGTTGCTCGGCCTGGGCACCGACTGCCTGGAGACGGTCCGCACCGATGGAGCCGGCGCACTCGACACCCACGACCTGCGCCGCGTGCTGGCGTCCGACCCGGGTATCCCGGCGATCGTCTGCACCCAGGCGGGCAACGTGAACACCGGCGCCTGCGACGACCTCCGCACCGCCTGCGACATCACCCACGCTCACGGCGGCTGGGTGCACGTCGACGGCGCCTTCGGCCTGTGGGCCGCCGCGAGCCCGGCGACCCGCCACCTCGTCGACGGCGTCGAACTGGCCGACTCCTGGGCCTGCGACGGCCACAAGTGGCTGAACGTGCCCTACGACTGCGGCTACGCCTTCTGCTCCCGCCCCGCCGCCCACGCCGCCGCCCTGTCGTACACGGCCTCCTACCTCACCCGAGCCGACGGCACTCCGGCCGGCGGCGCCGACTACACCGCCGAGTCCTCTCGCCGCGCACGCGGCTTCGCCACCTGGGCGGCGTTGCGTGAACTCGGCCGCGACGGCGTCGCCGCACTCGTGGACCGCTGCTGTGCCCTCGCCCGCCGCTTCGCCGACAGCCTGTCCGCGGCGGGCTTCGAGGTGGTCAACGACGTGGTGCTCAACCAAGTCCTCGTCAGCTTCGGCGACGACGCCCGCACGGACCACGTCGTGCAGGCAGTGCAGAACGAGGGCACTTGCTGGATGGGCGCCACCACCTGGCGCGGCCGGCGGCTGATGCGTATTTCGGTGTCCGGCCACACCACGACGGAGACCGACGTCGACGAGTCGATTGCGGCGATCGTGCGGCTGGCGCGCACGTCGTAA
- a CDS encoding glycoside hydrolase family 27 protein, with product MNRFPRPIPERHLRPPMGWNSWDCYGTTVIEDEVLANAAFMHEHMLAHGWDTVVVDIQWYEPTARAHGYNPDAPLVLDGHGLQLPAPARFPSAAGGAGFAPLADRVHQLGLRFGLHIMRGIPRRAVAARLPVANTDFTADEIADTDSVCPWNSDNYGLNHDHPGAQAYYDAQVAQFARWGVDFIKADDMLFPYHEREIAAYAQAIARSGRPIELSLSPGTDVSLAHLDHLRENATMWRVCDDLWDRWEDVEAQFARMARWAPWQGAGSTGGWADADMLPLGRIGIRAERGDDRLCSLTRPEQISLLTLWLISRSPLMMGGDLPTSPPETIELLTNDEALAVLWHSTDNREALRERDLILWTARDTDGRTRYAAVFSLADTPRRVTVPLGSLGARPDDHVRELWTRTDTPHDGRSLVADLPAHGAALFRLGQEVK from the coding sequence ATGAACCGATTCCCCCGTCCGATCCCCGAGCGCCACCTGCGTCCGCCGATGGGCTGGAACAGCTGGGACTGCTACGGCACGACCGTCATCGAGGACGAGGTTCTCGCCAACGCGGCATTCATGCACGAGCACATGCTGGCCCACGGCTGGGACACCGTCGTCGTGGACATCCAGTGGTACGAGCCCACAGCCCGCGCCCACGGCTACAACCCCGACGCCCCGCTGGTCCTCGACGGCCACGGCCTCCAACTGCCCGCCCCGGCCCGGTTCCCCTCGGCGGCAGGCGGCGCGGGATTCGCGCCGCTGGCCGACCGCGTGCACCAACTCGGCCTGCGTTTCGGCCTGCACATCATGCGCGGCATACCGCGCCGTGCCGTGGCCGCCCGACTGCCCGTGGCGAACACCGACTTCACCGCCGACGAGATCGCCGACACCGACTCCGTCTGCCCCTGGAACTCCGACAACTACGGCCTGAACCACGACCACCCGGGTGCCCAGGCGTACTACGACGCCCAGGTCGCCCAATTCGCCCGGTGGGGCGTCGACTTCATCAAGGCCGACGACATGCTCTTCCCGTACCACGAGCGGGAGATCGCCGCCTACGCCCAGGCCATCGCCCGCAGCGGCCGACCCATCGAACTGAGCCTGTCCCCCGGCACCGACGTGTCTCTCGCCCACCTCGACCACCTGCGGGAGAACGCCACCATGTGGCGCGTCTGCGACGACCTGTGGGACCGGTGGGAGGACGTGGAGGCCCAGTTCGCCCGCATGGCCCGGTGGGCTCCGTGGCAGGGGGCAGGATCCACGGGCGGCTGGGCGGACGCCGACATGCTGCCCCTCGGCCGCATCGGCATCCGGGCCGAGAGGGGCGACGACCGCCTCTGCTCCCTCACCCGCCCCGAGCAGATCAGCCTGCTCACGCTGTGGCTGATCTCCCGCTCCCCACTGATGATGGGCGGTGACCTGCCCACCAGCCCGCCGGAGACGATCGAGCTGCTCACCAACGACGAAGCGCTCGCCGTCCTGTGGCACAGCACCGACAACCGGGAGGCCCTCCGCGAGCGGGACCTCATCCTGTGGACCGCCCGGGACACCGACGGACGCACCCGCTACGCCGCCGTGTTCTCCCTCGCCGACACCCCTCGGCGTGTCACCGTCCCGCTTGGCTCCCTCGGCGCCCGTCCCGACGACCACGTCCGCGAGCTGTGGACCCGCACCGACACTCCGCACGACGGCCGCAGCCTGGTCGCCGACCTGCCCGCGCACGGCGCGGCGCTCTTCCGTCTTGGCCAGGAGGTGAAGTAG
- a CDS encoding DUF4986 domain-containing protein has protein sequence MPLRPRISAELLPDGSPWVSFRFGPSVLAAEGDRNDQTGLFADDSRMGHVADGPLRPLEHLPVVLARSASDAAAGVRRLAPDRPAFALDHVDARPGESVVLVPFAGIHDARYLLYFPLAEPERLQERWAELRAADEAALALHERTVDAVAAGEQQPESDHRFLGYDTWSGLADGLRWRAGTGWWSYRLTDRDGAATGLQVIHLPEGSAGPTRDREGGEISQVFPLDTDRPAGSVEVRFEAAGPATPTIRLRQVRPVR, from the coding sequence ATGCCCCTTCGCCCGCGCATCAGCGCCGAACTGCTCCCCGACGGCTCACCGTGGGTGTCGTTCCGCTTCGGGCCCAGCGTCCTCGCGGCCGAGGGCGACCGCAACGACCAGACCGGGCTCTTCGCCGACGACTCCAGGATGGGTCACGTCGCCGACGGCCCACTGCGCCCCCTGGAGCACCTGCCCGTCGTGCTCGCCCGCAGCGCCTCCGATGCGGCGGCCGGTGTGCGCCGACTCGCCCCGGACCGGCCGGCGTTCGCCCTGGATCACGTGGACGCGCGACCGGGCGAGTCCGTCGTCCTCGTTCCGTTCGCCGGCATCCACGACGCCCGCTACCTCCTCTACTTCCCGCTGGCGGAACCAGAGCGGCTCCAGGAGCGGTGGGCGGAGCTGCGCGCGGCCGACGAGGCGGCACTCGCGCTGCACGAGCGCACTGTCGACGCCGTGGCCGCCGGCGAGCAACAGCCCGAAAGCGACCACCGGTTCCTGGGATACGACACGTGGTCGGGCCTCGCCGACGGGCTGAGGTGGCGGGCCGGCACCGGATGGTGGTCCTACCGCCTGACGGACCGGGACGGTGCCGCCACCGGCCTGCAGGTGATCCACCTCCCGGAGGGAAGCGCAGGGCCGACCCGTGATCGCGAGGGCGGGGAAATCTCCCAGGTGTTCCCGCTCGACACGGACCGTCCCGCCGGAAGTGTCGAGGTTCGGTTCGAAGCAGCCGGCCCGGCGACCCCCACCATCCGGCTGCGCCAAGTACGCCCGGTGCGCTGA
- a CDS encoding ABC transporter substrate-binding protein, with amino-acid sequence MAGALGLGAAVAACTSEPESPSGQASVAAPSPTFREPSAKLSGNLKILMWSHFVPSHDVWFKKFAADWGKRVGVGVDVDLIDVANIPSRIAAEIQAGQGHDLMQYIATLSQFEPSVLDLNDVTTEADKRHGAQLAMCKESSYNPHTRKFYAFAPGWVPDPGDYRKSLWEPAGFPNGPSTWDDLLKGGSEIKANENVPVGLGMSQEIDSNMAGHALLWSYGASIQDENENVVLNSPETVAAVEFMQKLFKQAMTNEVFSWNAASNNEGLIAGRLNYILNSISAWRSSQETNPKVADDTYFTPALKGPTTGLAAQHVMYNYVIPKHAGNPDAAKEFLLHFTDNFDLATYHSRLYDFPSRPSLAPQLGDWLKKDPFGAKPADKLAFLGDVETATKWSASIGHPGPSSPAIGEVLGTYVIPNMFARAARGTESPQQSVQRAHEECERIFSRWRQRGLIGGG; translated from the coding sequence GTGGCCGGGGCCCTCGGTCTCGGCGCCGCCGTGGCGGCATGCACCAGCGAGCCGGAGAGTCCGTCCGGGCAGGCGTCCGTGGCGGCTCCGAGCCCCACGTTCCGGGAGCCTTCGGCCAAGCTCTCGGGCAACCTGAAGATCTTGATGTGGAGCCACTTCGTGCCCAGTCACGACGTGTGGTTCAAGAAGTTCGCCGCCGACTGGGGCAAACGGGTCGGGGTAGGGGTCGATGTCGACCTCATCGACGTCGCCAACATCCCCAGCCGGATCGCAGCGGAGATCCAGGCCGGTCAAGGTCACGACCTGATGCAGTACATCGCGACCCTCTCGCAGTTCGAGCCCAGCGTGCTCGATCTCAACGATGTCACCACGGAGGCCGACAAGCGCCACGGTGCGCAACTCGCCATGTGCAAGGAGTCCAGCTACAACCCGCACACGCGAAAGTTCTACGCCTTTGCTCCCGGCTGGGTACCCGATCCCGGGGACTACCGCAAGAGCCTGTGGGAGCCTGCCGGGTTCCCGAACGGTCCTTCGACCTGGGACGACCTGCTGAAGGGCGGCAGCGAGATCAAGGCGAACGAGAACGTCCCGGTGGGCCTTGGCATGTCGCAGGAGATCGACTCCAACATGGCGGGCCATGCGCTGCTGTGGTCGTACGGCGCCTCGATCCAGGACGAGAACGAGAACGTCGTCCTCAACTCGCCCGAGACGGTGGCGGCCGTCGAGTTCATGCAGAAGCTGTTCAAACAGGCCATGACCAACGAGGTGTTCTCCTGGAACGCCGCGAGCAACAACGAGGGGCTGATCGCGGGCAGGCTGAATTACATCCTCAACTCGATCTCGGCCTGGCGGTCGTCCCAGGAGACCAATCCGAAGGTCGCCGACGACACCTACTTCACTCCCGCGCTCAAGGGGCCGACGACGGGCCTGGCGGCCCAGCACGTCATGTACAACTACGTGATCCCGAAGCACGCCGGGAACCCGGATGCGGCCAAGGAGTTCCTGCTGCATTTCACCGACAACTTCGACCTTGCGACGTACCACTCGCGCCTGTACGACTTCCCCTCCAGGCCGAGCCTGGCTCCGCAGCTCGGCGACTGGCTCAAGAAGGATCCGTTCGGAGCGAAGCCGGCCGACAAGCTGGCCTTCCTCGGCGACGTCGAGACCGCCACGAAGTGGAGCGCCAGCATCGGACATCCGGGTCCCTCGAGCCCGGCGATCGGGGAGGTCCTCGGCACCTACGTGATCCCGAACATGTTCGCCCGTGCCGCGCGCGGCACGGAGAGCCCGCAGCAGAGCGTGCAGCGGGCGCACGAGGAGTGCGAGCGGATCTTCTCCCGGTGGCGGCAGCGCGGCCTCATCGGCGGCGGCTGA
- a CDS encoding ABC transporter ATP-binding protein, with protein MAVAVEVINLQKVYEGGHVHAVDGVDLATKEGEYLILLGPSGCGKTTLLRTIAGLERPTAGDVLIGGSVVTGLPPRVRKVAMVFQSYALYPHKTVLANIEFPLKAVKMDRPERERKARWAADLLGIGHLADRKPRQLSGGERQRVALARALVRDPRVFLLDEPLSNLDAKLRATARDELKRFQQRVGTTTLYVTHDQAEAMGLGDRIAVMNHGKVHQVGPPVEVYDDPADTFVATFIGSPPMNLVRRDGTLVGFRPEHLLPVESVMGERVTTPLHIERIEYLSGDRHIYGTVTGLGEETRAIARLPATVTIPLHPGEEHDFAVGVERVRFFEEDSGKRTEPVRLDSRHD; from the coding sequence ATGGCGGTTGCGGTCGAGGTCATCAACCTCCAGAAGGTGTACGAGGGCGGGCACGTACATGCGGTCGACGGCGTGGACCTGGCCACGAAGGAGGGGGAGTACCTGATCCTGCTCGGGCCCTCCGGCTGCGGCAAGACCACGCTGCTGCGCACCATCGCGGGGCTCGAGCGGCCGACCGCGGGTGACGTGCTCATCGGTGGGTCGGTGGTCACCGGCCTGCCGCCGCGGGTCCGCAAAGTCGCGATGGTGTTCCAGAGCTATGCGCTGTATCCGCACAAGACCGTGCTCGCGAACATCGAGTTCCCGCTCAAGGCGGTCAAGATGGACCGGCCGGAGCGGGAGCGGAAGGCGCGGTGGGCGGCGGACCTGTTGGGCATCGGCCATCTGGCCGACCGCAAGCCCCGGCAGTTGTCCGGTGGCGAGCGGCAGCGGGTGGCACTGGCCCGCGCCCTGGTCCGCGACCCCCGGGTGTTCCTGCTGGATGAGCCGCTGTCCAACCTGGACGCCAAGCTGCGTGCCACCGCCCGCGACGAGTTGAAGCGCTTCCAGCAGCGGGTGGGCACCACCACGCTGTACGTCACGCACGACCAGGCCGAGGCGATGGGCCTCGGCGACCGGATCGCTGTGATGAACCACGGCAAGGTGCACCAGGTAGGGCCGCCGGTGGAGGTCTACGACGACCCGGCGGACACCTTCGTCGCGACGTTCATCGGCTCGCCGCCGATGAACCTGGTCCGGCGCGACGGCACGCTCGTCGGGTTCCGCCCCGAGCACCTGCTCCCCGTGGAGAGCGTGATGGGGGAGCGGGTCACCACACCGTTGCACATCGAGCGGATCGAGTACCTCTCCGGCGACCGTCACATCTATGGCACCGTGACCGGGCTCGGCGAGGAGACGCGAGCGATCGCCCGTCTGCCGGCCACGGTGACCATTCCGCTGCACCCCGGGGAAGAGCACGACTTCGCTGTCGGCGTGGAGCGGGTGCGGTTCTTCGAGGAAGACAGCGGCAAACGCACCGAACCCGTCCGTCTGGACTCCCGCCATGACTGA
- a CDS encoding carbohydrate ABC transporter permease: protein MTEAPPNTRAIAHTEDRVRLADREGFLAWVFLLPTVVYVIALVAVPFFLAIAFAFSDVTGGDPSYDWVGLTNFRRVFQDEVFWQSLGNTFLFTAVSMVLIVVLGHVLANILVADFRGKWIVRFMVLLPWTTPVALSTITWLWLLHSIYSPIDWVLRNVGLIDGNVYWLGRPATAMISIIAVHVWRLVPLAAVIMMVGLLSIPKDIEEAARIDGAGYWRRMFEVTIPLTFPLIAVAALFGAIFTFTDTAVVQVLTAGKPENSTHVLASWAYTRGIGGGDIGQGAVIALFLFPLLLAAAILILRAVRRTETL from the coding sequence ATGACTGAGGCTCCGCCCAATACGCGAGCGATCGCGCACACCGAGGACCGCGTCCGGCTTGCGGACCGGGAGGGATTCCTTGCGTGGGTGTTCCTGCTGCCCACGGTGGTCTACGTCATCGCCCTGGTCGCGGTGCCGTTCTTCCTCGCGATCGCCTTCGCGTTCAGCGATGTCACCGGTGGCGACCCGTCTTACGACTGGGTGGGCCTGACCAACTTCCGCAGGGTCTTCCAGGATGAGGTGTTCTGGCAGTCGCTGGGCAACACCTTCCTGTTCACGGCCGTGTCGATGGTCCTCATCGTCGTACTCGGCCATGTGCTCGCGAATATTCTCGTCGCCGACTTCCGCGGCAAGTGGATCGTCCGCTTCATGGTGCTGCTGCCCTGGACGACGCCCGTCGCGCTCTCCACGATCACCTGGCTGTGGCTGCTGCACTCGATCTACAGCCCGATCGACTGGGTGCTGCGCAACGTCGGTCTGATCGACGGCAACGTGTACTGGCTCGGCCGTCCGGCCACCGCGATGATTTCGATCATCGCGGTGCACGTCTGGCGGCTGGTCCCGCTCGCCGCCGTCATCATGATGGTCGGCCTGTTGTCGATACCCAAGGACATCGAGGAGGCGGCCCGCATCGACGGCGCCGGCTACTGGCGGCGGATGTTCGAGGTGACCATTCCCCTGACGTTCCCGCTGATCGCGGTCGCCGCCCTGTTCGGCGCGATCTTCACGTTCACCGACACGGCGGTGGTTCAGGTGCTGACCGCGGGCAAACCGGAGAACTCCACCCACGTGCTCGCGAGCTGGGCCTACACCCGCGGCATCGGGGGTGGCGACATCGGTCAGGGCGCGGTGATCGCGCTGTTCCTCTTCCCGCTTCTGCTCGCCGCCGCGATCCTCATCCTGCGCGCCGTACGGCGGACGGAGACGCTGTGA
- a CDS encoding carbohydrate ABC transporter permease — translation MATETSAPPDVLDPRQAERLRRHYARRHLMARAGLYVAAVLTALACAGPFLWSAMTATKLNADLYNPDHSPFWYHEPPTLDHISYLFTDTAFPTFAWNTLWVGLLVVAITLVLGIPAAYSIARLNRPWAGPMGIAIFFVYLIPPSLLFLSLTRIVVWLGLQDSTWSLVVIYPTITIPVSTWLLIGFLKALPRDIEEQAMVDGYSRLGALLRTVLPLLFPGIVAVVVFAFTLTASEFIYALSFISPTGEKVVSTGVPTELIRGDVFFWQSLQASNVLIALPIAFVFNLFLARFVSGFTMGAVKG, via the coding sequence ATGGCCACCGAGACGAGCGCGCCGCCGGACGTCCTCGATCCGCGTCAGGCGGAGCGCCTGCGCCGCCACTACGCCCGCCGGCATCTGATGGCCCGGGCCGGCCTGTACGTCGCAGCGGTGCTGACCGCGCTGGCGTGCGCCGGCCCGTTCCTGTGGAGCGCCATGACGGCGACCAAGCTGAACGCCGACCTGTACAACCCGGATCACAGCCCGTTCTGGTACCACGAGCCACCAACGCTGGACCACATCAGTTACCTGTTCACCGACACCGCCTTCCCGACCTTCGCCTGGAACACCCTGTGGGTCGGCCTGCTGGTGGTGGCGATCACCCTCGTCCTGGGCATACCCGCGGCGTACTCCATCGCACGACTGAACCGGCCCTGGGCCGGCCCGATGGGAATCGCGATCTTCTTCGTCTACCTCATCCCGCCGAGCCTGCTGTTCCTCTCCCTCACCCGGATCGTGGTCTGGCTGGGACTGCAGGACTCGACCTGGTCACTGGTGGTGATCTACCCCACGATCACCATTCCGGTGTCGACATGGCTGCTCATCGGCTTCCTCAAAGCCCTCCCGCGAGACATCGAGGAACAGGCGATGGTCGACGGCTACAGCCGGCTCGGCGCACTGCTGCGCACAGTCCTGCCGCTGCTGTTCCCCGGCATCGTGGCGGTGGTCGTCTTCGCCTTCACGCTGACCGCAAGCGAGTTCATCTACGCCCTGTCCTTCATCTCGCCGACCGGCGAAAAGGTCGTCAGCACGGGCGTGCCCACCGAGCTCATCCGCGGCGACGTGTTCTTCTGGCAGTCGCTCCAGGCATCGAACGTGCTGATCGCGCTGCCCATCGCCTTCGTCTTCAACCTGTTCCTGGCCCGGTTCGTCTCCGGATTCACCATGGGGGCGGTCAAGGGCTGA
- a CDS encoding arsenate reductase ArsC yields MSDMPSVLFVCVHNAGRSQMAAAWLTHLAGDRVEVRSAGSNPGEHVNPAAVEAMAEVGIDISAEVPKMLTVDAVKESDVCITMGCGDTCPVFPGKRYLDWQLEDPAGQGVEAVRPIRDEIKKLVEGLIKEIAPEKTA; encoded by the coding sequence ATGTCCGACATGCCCTCCGTGCTGTTCGTCTGCGTCCACAACGCCGGCCGTTCCCAGATGGCCGCCGCGTGGCTGACCCACCTGGCCGGGGACCGCGTCGAGGTCCGCTCCGCCGGCTCCAACCCGGGCGAGCACGTCAACCCGGCCGCCGTCGAGGCCATGGCCGAGGTCGGCATCGACATCTCCGCCGAGGTCCCGAAGATGCTCACCGTGGACGCGGTCAAGGAGTCGGACGTCTGCATCACCATGGGCTGCGGCGACACCTGCCCCGTCTTCCCCGGCAAGCGGTACCTGGACTGGCAGCTGGAGGACCCGGCGGGCCAGGGCGTCGAGGCCGTCCGCCCGATCCGTGACGAGATCAAGAAGCTGGTCGAGGGCCTGATCAAGGAGATCGCGCCGGAGAAGACGGCGTAA